The following coding sequences are from one Stigmatopora nigra isolate UIUO_SnigA chromosome 10, RoL_Snig_1.1, whole genome shotgun sequence window:
- the stau1 gene encoding double-stranded RNA-binding protein Staufen homolog 1, translating into MSQLQFQCPASPMSADPAPLQLGQPQPGFSIPSAASTLPSESASQPIRSSALPAGSATPYSTVTVTNMANPKEKTPMCLVNELARFNKLQPEYKLLSEQGPAHCKIFSVRLTLGDHHWDAEGTSIKKAQHSAATTALDETVLPKPTIRTPRNTGKNPDGMIQIMELNALCSKLNKKPIYKPFDQYPMRPPNMNYGVRIPGPYQRSMQHYYYPFSPMGPMLYHMELFIGGQRFVGRGRTRHLAKQDAATKAMRVLLKEPILQEMPEVDKEPEEENLNKSEISQVFEMALKRSLPVNFEVLKEDGPPHIKSFVVRVIVGQFTGEGEGKSKKIAKKLAAAAVLSDLKSLPHIPSVEKTLPRIKKKTKSIIKLQTSPEYGQGMNPISRLAQIQQAKKEKEPEYTLVMERGLPRRREFVMQVSVCGQSAEGMGPSKKVAKKNAAERLLEILGYKVPQPQPHKPALKTEERAPVKKVGDGRKVTFFEPGSVEEVPLGSKEDEFRLPYLSHQQLPAGILPMVPEVAQAVGACQGPQVKDYGRATPNPGKANITAIIANELLYAGTSQTAEAILKNKNILNQTPNGPLTRSSEQLAYLASIQGLQVEYKDFPKNNKNEFVSLINCSSQPPLISHGMGKDIESCHDKAALNILKLLSEYDHLSNERTGNGAASGCGKQDVEHPKPASSSTMAASPLDDSV; encoded by the exons ATGTCTCAGCTTCAGTTCCAGTGTCCGGCCAGTCCCATGTCTGCTGACCCCGCTCCACTGCAGCTGGGGCAGCCCCAGCCAGGCTTTAGTATCCCCTCCGCCGCAAGCACGTTGCCTTCGGAGAGCGCAAGTCAGCCCATTAGGAGCTCTGCTCTTCCTGCCGGCTCAGCCACTCCTTACTCTACTGTCACAG taACCAACATGGCAAACCCTAAAGAGAAGACCCCCATGTGTTTGGTGAATGAGTTAGCCCGTTTCAACAAGCTCCAACCTGAGTATAAGCTACTGAGTGAGCAAGGACCAGCTCACTGCAAA ATTTTCTCAGTACGGCTCACACTGGGAGATCATCACTGGGATGCCGAGGGAACCAGCATCAAGAAGGCCCAGCATTCTGCTGCCACAACTGCCTTGGATGAGACTGTACTTCCTAAGCCCACAATTAGGACACCACGTAACACAGGCAAGAACCCAG ATGGTATGATTCAAATAATGGAGTTAAATGCATTATGCTCAAAACTGAATAAAAAGCCCATATACAAACCCTTCGACCAATACCCAATGAGACCACCAAACATGAATTATGGTGTCCGTATCCCGGGGCCCTATCAGCGCTCTATGCAACA TTACTATTACCCATTTTCTCCTATGGGACCAATGTTATACCACATGGAACTGTTCATTGGAGGCCAGCGCTTTGTAGGGAGGGGACGAACACGGCACCTTGCTAAACAGGATGCCGCCACAAAGGCTATGAGAGTGCTACTCAAAGAGCCCATATTGCAAGAAATGCCAGAG GTGGATAAAGAGCCCGAGGAAGAGAATCTTAACAAGTCAGAAATCAGTCAAGTGTTTGAGATGGCATTGAAACGCAGCCTACCTGTAAATTTTGAG GTGTTAAAAGAAGATGGTCCACCGCACATTAAGAGCTTTGTGGTGCGTGTTATAGTTGGACAGTTTACCGGAGAGGGAGAGGGTAAGAGTAAAAAGATTGCCAAGAAGTTGGCAGCTGCTGCTGTGCTGAGTGATTTGAAGAGTTTACCTCACATACCCAGCGTGGAGAAGACACTGCCACGTATCAAGAAGAAAACCAAGTCCATCATCAAG CTACAGACCAGCCCAGAATATGGCCAGGGAATGAATCCCATCAGCCGCCTGGCCCAGATTCAACAGGCTAAGAAGGAAAAAGAACCAGAATATACCTTAGTGATGGAGAGAGGACTGCCACGGCGCCGTGAGTTTGTCATGCAG GTCAGCGTCTGTGGACAGTCTGCGGAGGGCATGGGGCCTAGCAAAAAGGTGGCTAAGAAGAATGCAGCAGAAAGATTGTTGGAAATACTTGGATATAAAGTGCCTCAACCTCAACCCCACAAACCGGCACTTAAAACTGAAGAGAGG GCCCCAGTGAAAAAAGTTGGTGATGGACGCAAAGTGACATTCTTTGAGCCTGGTTCAGTGGAGGAGGTACCACTCG GTTCTAAGGAGGATGAGTTCCGCCTGCCTTATTTGAGCCACCAACAGCTGCCTGCAGGCATCCTGCCTATGGTGCCTGAGGTGGCTCAAGCGGTCGGGGCCTGCCAAGGACCACAGGTCAAGGACTACGGCCGAGCAACGCCAAACCCAGGCAAGGCCAATATCACTGCCATAATTGCCAACGAGCTTCTGTACGCTGGCACGTCCCAGACAGCTGAGGCTATTCTTAAGAACAAAAATATCCTGAACCAGACACCCAACGGTCCCCTCACCAGGTCATCGGAGCAACTCGCTTACCTTGCGTCTATACAGGGTCTGCAG GTGGAATACAAAGATTTccctaaaaataataagaatgagTTTGTATCACTGATTAACTGCTCCTCTCAACCACCGCTCATCAGCCATGGAATGGGAAAAGACATAGAATCCTGTCATGATAAG GCTGCACTTAATATATTGAAATTGCTGTCGGAGTACGACCACCTGTCAAATGAGCGAACGGGAAATGGAGCAGCTTCTGG GTGTGGCAAACAGGATGTTGAGCACCCAAAACCGGCTAGCTCAAGCACAATGGCTGCCTCGCCCTTGGACGACAGCGTTTAG